A window of the Lates calcarifer isolate ASB-BC8 linkage group LG18, TLL_Latcal_v3, whole genome shotgun sequence genome harbors these coding sequences:
- the socs2 gene encoding suppressor of cytokine signaling 2: protein MTCQSSESTETIEGDQRADNNSRAVESDESRIALAMKDLKNTGWYWGSLTANEAKEILQDASEGTFLVRDSSQRDYLFTISAMTSAGPTNLRIEYKHGKFKLDSVVLVKPKLKQFDSVVHLVEHYVQLSRTSDKAAASSPQPSVAPPNGTVQLLLTKPVYTATPSLQHLCRIAINRRTRRVQDLPLPNRLKDYLTDYAYNV from the exons ATGACCTGCCAGTCCTCCGAGTCCACAGAAACCATTGAGGGCGACCAACGAGCCGACAACAACTCCAGAGCTGTGGAATCTGACGAGAGCCGCATCGCCTTGGCCATGAAGGACCTGAAGAACACAG gttGGTACTGGGGCAGTCTGACCGCTAACGAAGCCAAAGAGATCCTCCAGGACGCCTCGGAGGGGACCTTCCTGGTGCGGGACAGCTCTCAGAGGGATTACCTGTTCACCATCTCCGCCATGACGTCGGCCGGTCCCACCAACCTGCGCATCGAGTACAAACACGGCAAGTTCAAGCTGGACTCGGTGGTTCTGGTCAAACCCAAGCTGAAGCAGTTCGACAGCGTGGTCCACCTGGTGGAGCACTACGTCCAGCTGTCCCGGACCAGCGACAAGGCGGCGGCGTCGAGCCCTCAGCCGTCGGTGGCGCCGCCTAACGGCACggtgcagctgctgctcaccAAACCGGTGTACACGGCCACGCCCTCGCTGCAGCACCTGTGCCGCATCGCCATCAACAGGAGGACGCGGCGGGTCCAGGACCTGCCGCTGCCCAACAGACTGAAGGACTACTTGACGGACTACGCCTACAACGTGTAG
- the ints13 gene encoding integrator complex subunit 13 has translation MAEGNSRFSVYNQLILQICKMKMFSVSHKTVFVVDHCPYMAESSRQQVECDVLTKSRAQGVIPLAPVSKSLWTCAVECSMEYCRILYDIYPKDKLVNYIVSDSEFHILNSWRQEDQSTHELMSALAAVGPPNPREDPECCSILHGLVAAVESLCKITELQHERRTSLMDMAERVANRGRIICLTNAKSDTHVRMLEDCIQETILEQNKLAAGSDRLMAIQQCELVLVHIYPQGEDTLVSDRPKKEISPLLTSEVHSVRAGRHLATKLNILVQQHFDLASTTITNIPMKEEQHANTSANYDVELLHHRDAHLEFFKSGDLHMAGTSTRENGLKETVTLKWCTPRTNSIELHYCTGAYRISPTDVNSRPSSCLTNFLLNGRSVLLEQPRKSGSKVISHMLSSHGGEIFLHVLNSNRSTLEDPPSISEGCGGRVTDYRITDFGEFMRENRLTPVSESSHDPSGKLPAERAKAQLERHTRYWPMIISQTTIFNMQAVVPLANLIVKETLTEEDVLTCQKTVYNLVDMERKNDPLPISTVGSRGKGPKRDEQYRIMWNELETLVKTHAGATDRHQRVLDCIVACRSKPPEEEERKKRGRKREEREDRTEKNGSKDTEEKSWQESERLKGLLDKEEQEAEVIKDSPDSPEPLNKKPRLSTEEVQPPERAKGPVSLLSMWTNRITVANSRKHQEFVGRASSVNNKFELYQHLKDENGMDVHENGKASR, from the exons ATGGCGGAGGGGAACagcagattttcagtttaca ATCAGCTCATTCTGCAGATTTGCAAAATGAAGATGTTCTCAGTGTCCCACAAGACAGTGTTTGTGGTGGACCACTGTCCCTACATGGCCGAGTCAAGTCGTCAGCAGGTAGAGTGTGACGTGCTGACAAAGAGTCGAGCTCAAGGGGTTATTCCTTTGGCCCCTGTGTCCAAGTCCCTGTGGACCTGTGCTGTGGAGTGCTCCATGGAGTACTGCCGGATTCTCTATGACATTTATCCAAAGGACAAACTG GTTAATTACATCGTGAGTGATTCAGAGTTTCACATACTGAATAGCTGGAGGCAGGAAGATCAGAGCACTCATGAG CTCATGTCGGCTCTGGCAGCCGTTGGGCCGCCGAACCCGCGTGAGGATCCAGAGTGTTGCAGCATCCTGCACGGGCTGGTCGCTGCTGTGGAGTCGTTATGTAagatcacagagctgcagcatgAGAGACGCACCTCTCTGATGGACATGGCTGAGAGAGTTGCCAACAGAGGTCGTATTATCTGCCTAACCAACGCTAAAAG TGACACTCATGTGCGCATGTTGGAGGACTGCATCCAGGAGACCATTTTAGAGCAGAACAAGCTGGCAGCAGGTTCAGACAG GCTGATGGCCATTCAGCAGTGTGAGCTTGTTTTAGTTCACATCTACCCACAGGGTGAAGACACACTGGTGTCTGACCGACCTAAGAAAGAG ATCTCTCCTCTGCTCACCAGCGAGGTTCACAGTGTTCGCGCTGGGAGGCACCTCGCCACCAAACTCAACATTTTGGTCCAGCAGCACTTTGACTTGGCCTCCACCACCATAACAAACATCCCCATGAAG GAAGAGCAGCACGCCAACACATCGGCCAATTACGACGTCGAGCTCCTGCATCACAGAGACGCTCACCTGGAGTTCTTTAAAAGTG GAGACTTGCACATGGCGGGCACTAGCACTCGAGAAAATGGACTCAAAGAGACGGTTACGCTGAAATGGTGCACTCCACGAACCAACAGCATAG AACTGCATTACTGCACCGGAGCCTATCGCATCTCCCCGACGGACGTCAACAGTCGTCCATCGTCATGTTTGACAAATTTTCTCCTTAACG GTCGATCAGTGCTGCTGGAGCAGCCCAGGAAGtcggggtcaaaggtcataaGCCACATGCTCAGCAGCCACGGCGGCGAGATCTTCCTGCATGTGCTCAACAGCAACCGCTCCACCCTGGAGGACCCGCCCTCCATCAGCGAGGGCTGCGGGGGTCGAGTGACAGACTACAGAATCACG GACTTTGGTGAATTCATGAGGGAGAACAGGCTGACTCCAGTGTCAGAGTCTTCCCACGATCCCTCGGGCAAGCTGCCAGCTGAGAGGGCGAAGGCGCAGCTGGAGCGTCACACGAGATACTGGCCAATGATTATCTCCCAGACCACCATCTTTAACATGCAGGCA GTGGTTCCTCTAGCAAACCTGATAGTGAAGGAGACTCTGACAGAGGAGGACGTTCTGACCTGTCAGAAGACGGTTTACAACCTGGTGGACATGGAGAGGAAGAACGACCCACTTCCTATCTCCACCGTTGGATCCAGAGGCAAAGGCCCCAAGAg AGATGAACAGTATCGTATAATGTGGAACGAGCTGGAAACGTTGGTGAAAACTCACGCCGGAGCCACCGACAGACACCAGCGGGTCCTGGACTGCATCGTCGCCTGCCGCAGCAAACCtcccgaggaggaggagagaaagaagagagggaggaagagggaggagagggaggacaggacGGAGAAAAACGGCAGCAAGGACACGGAGGAGAAAAGCTGGCAGGAATCAGAGAG GCTAAAGGGTTTGCTGGATAAAGAAGAACAGGAGGCAGAGGTGATCAAGGATTCCCCGGACTCTCCAGAGCCACTCAACAAGAAACCTCGTCTGTCCACAGAGGAGGTCCAGCCTCCAGAGAGAGCCAAAG GTCCCGTCTCGCTCCTCAGCATGTGGACCAATCGCATCACTGTGGCCAATTCCAGGAAGCACCAAGAGTTTGTCGGGAGAGCGAGCTCCGTCAACAACAAGTTTGAGCTGTACCAGCACCTCAAAGATGAGAACGg GATGGATGTTCACGAAAACGGCAAGGCCTCCAGATGA
- the LOC108890536 gene encoding uncharacterized protein LOC108890536 encodes MATVGFSFHYSVPPETFLDPEDGEADALSLEISLIDGPPLSLGTWLTLDGLELRGVPLEVDLQFAPQRLLLVARDRQGLNASLLLTVDLQRSPVEPCHVFSLTAQRSLHSILRQRHRVELLLRKLSRFFNSSSSRHLSVVSMMPGSTVVSWYNCSLCEMGQVKRTHCHVDEIQSMWLAMRSADGSVSPEFRAAMLPEFPVTKVGPVSYRQDCFSSNTTANPGSGTNTSLGPTSKTCVSTSQQTDSYEWMAAMFTALLVVCLLILIVLLVAAALYFCRGRGRSRAAAIWPVNRLLSVQSRDLSAIRPRRPPLLQPELPPPPLRLWINLTRDDERPLPLDCDRGRKTRPPHYDFSSL; translated from the coding sequence ATGGCCACTGTTGGTTTCTCCTTCCACTACTCAGTCCCGCCTGAGACCTTCCTGGATCCAGAGGACGGTGAAGCAGACGCTCTTTCCCTGGAGATCAGTTTGATTGACGGGCCTCCCCTCAGCCTGGGTACCTGGCTGACCCTGGACGGCCTGGAGCTCCGCGGCGTTCCTCTGGAGGTGGACCTGCAGTTTGCTCCTCAGCGCCTCCTCCTGGTCGCCCGGGACAGACAGGGCCTGAACGCCTCCCTGCTGCTGACTGTGGATCTGCAGCGAAGCCCCGTTGAACCCTGCCACGTTTTCTCCCTGACGGCTCAGCGCAGCCTCCACTCCATCCTCCGTCAGCGCCACAGGGTGGAACTCCTGCTGAGAAAACTCTCTCGCTTCTTCAACAGCTCGAGCAGCCGCCACCTTTCTGTTGTTTCCATGATGCCCGGGTCCACCGTGGTGTCCTGGTACAACTGCAGCCTGTGTGAGATGGGCCAAGTCAAGAGAACACATTGCCACGTTGATGAAATACAGAGCATGTGGTTGGCGATGAGGTCTGCAGATGGATCAGTCAGCCCTGAATTCAGAGCAGCAATGCTTCCAGAGTTTCCTGTCACCAAAGTTGGACCTGTGAGCTACAGACAGGACTGTTTTTCTTCAAACACTACCGCGAATCCAGGTTCAGGCACCAATACCTCCCTCGGTCCCACCTCTAAGACCTGCGTCTCCACCTCACAACAGACTGACTCATATGAGTGGATGGCGGCCATGTTCACAGCTCTCCTCGTTGTCTGCCTTCTCATCCTGATCGTCCTCCTCGTCGCCGCGGCTCTCTATTTCTGCAGAGGTCGAGGAAGGTCAAGAGCGGCGGCCATTTGGCCTGTGAACCGCCTCCTCTCGGTCCAGAGCAGAGATCTGAGCGCCATCAGACCGAGGCGGCCTCCACTGCTCCAACCCGAGCTGCCCCCACCCCCGCTGAGACTGTGGATTAACCTCACACGAGATGACGAGAGGCCACTTCCGTTAGACTGTGATCGAGGACGAAAAACACGTCCTCCACATTATGATTTCTCAAGTTTATAA